A window of the Lactuca sativa cultivar Salinas chromosome 7, Lsat_Salinas_v11, whole genome shotgun sequence genome harbors these coding sequences:
- the LOC111879512 gene encoding probable alpha,alpha-trehalose-phosphate synthase [UDP-forming] 11: MLSRSSFNLLNLDDYSCVSDRPRIPRIMTVHGILSEFEEDDNGGIDNRNINETDRFPDAVSSPTAGRRIVVANQLPVKARFETETNKWVFQYNPDSLVLQLKSGLEPDTECVYVGSLPVDVHPSEQEEVAQILLEKFRCVPTFLSLEIQNKFYHGFCKHYLWPLFHYMLPVTRTQGVRFDRVAWRAYVSANKVFADKVMEVINPDEDYVWIHDYHLMVMPTFLRKRFHRIRVGFFLHSPFPSSEIYRTLPVRDEILRALLNCDLIGFHTFDYARHFLSCCSRMLGLDYKSKRGYIGLEYYGRTISIKILPVGIHMGEIESVKSSPETAAKVLELKQKYNGKVVVVGVDDMDMFKGISLKFLAFGKLLEDYPTLRGSVVLIQILNPARSRGQDIQEVETEMRTVAREVNRKFTKDGFEPIVLVNGSGSTHEKVAYFAIAECVVVNAVRDGMNLIPYKYTVSRQSNPDLDRVLEPDEPESNPKPKKSVIIVSEFIGCSPSLSGAIRVNPWDIDSVTEAMYLAIKMPDREKEMRHEKHYKYVSSHDVAYWALSFDQDLVRACKEHFHKRCWGVGFGLQFRVVALGPTFRKLSVEHIVSAYKKTNSRLILVDYDGTLMPQGLIDKTPSKEVISILNALSSDPKNVVFIVSGRGKDSLSKWFDSCKKLGLSAEHGYLTRWSGDSEWESCELTVDVGWKKVALPVMEHYTEATDGSFIEQKESALVWHHQEADPDFGAWQAKELLDHLESVLANEPVVVKRGQQIVEVNPQGVSKGVVLDRLVTTMQKNGRPLDFVLCIGDDQSDEDMFEKLGSSVANGIAEVFACTVGQKPSMAKYYLDDTVDVIKMLHGLESVSTHVAESTRFHVETRT; encoded by the exons ATGTTGTCTAGATCGTCTTTCAATCTGCTCAATCTCGATGATTATTCTTGTGTAAGCGATCGCCCTCGGATCCCCAGAATCATGACAGTTCACGGAATTCTATCGGAGTTTGAAGAAGATGACAATGGCGGAATCGATAACCGGAACATAAATGAAACGGATCGGTTCCCAGATGCTGTTTCGTCTCCCACCGCCGGCCGTCGGATCGTGGTTGCCAATCAGTTACCGGTGAAAGCTCGGTTCGAAACGGAAACCAACAAATGGGTATTTCAATACAACCCGGATTCACTCGTGCTTCAACTCAAATCCGGGTTAGAACCCGATACCGAATGCGTTTATGTCGGATCCTTACCCGTCGACGTTCACCCGTCGGAGCAAGAAGAAGTCGCTCAAATTTTGTTGGAAAAATTCCGGTGCGTTCCCACTTTTTTATCGTTAGAAATCCAGAATAAATTCTACCATGGATTCTGTAAACATTACCTATGGCCTTTGTTTCATTACATGTTACCCGTGACCCGAACCCAAGGGGTCCGATTCGATCGGGTCGCATGGCGGGCCTACGTATCTGCGAATAAAGTTTTTGCAGATAAAGTTATGGAAGTTATCAACCCAGATGAGGATTACGTCTGGATCCATGATTATCATCTCATGGTAATGCCTACTTTCTTGAGAAAACGATTTCACCGAATCCGGGTCGGGTTTTTCTTGCACAGCCCATTTCCATCGTCGGAAATTTACCGGACTTTACCTGTCAGAGACGAAATTCTCCGGGCACTTCTCAACTGTGATTTAATCGGTTTCCATACCTTCGATTACGCTCGCCATTTCCTTTCATGTTGTAGCAGAATGTTGGGTCTCGATTACAAATCCAAAAGAGGCTACATTGGCCTCGAATACTATGGTAGAACAATAAGCATCAAGATTTTACCAGTGGGAATCCACATGGGTGAAATCGAATCGGTAAAATCATCACCGGAAACCGCCGCGAAAGTTCTTGAATTGAAGCAGAAATACAACGGGAAAGTGGTGGTTGTGGGTGTGGATGATATGGACATGTTCAAAGGGATTAGTTTAAAATTCTTAGCATTTGGCAAACTCTTAGAAGACTACCCCACCTTACGTGGCTCAGTGGTTCTAATCCAAATCTTGAACCCGGCTCGTAGCCGTGGTCAAGACATCCAAGAAGTCGAAACCGAGATGCGAACCGTGGCTCGTGAGGTTAACCGCAAGTTCACAAAAGACGGGTTCGAGCCAATCGTATTGGTCAACGGTTCGGGTTCGACCCATGAAAAGGTCGCGTACTTTGCAATAGCTGAATGTGTTGTGGTCAATGCGGTTCGAGACGGGATGAATTTGATCCCGTATAAGTACACGGTTTCTAGACAAAGCAACCCGGATTTGGATCGCGTGTTAGAACCCGATGAACCCGAatcaaaccctaaacctaaaaagAGTGTAATCATAGTCTCGGAGTTCATCGGGTGTTCACCATCTTTAAGCGGGGCAATCCGGGTCAACCCGTGGGACATCGATTCGGTCACCGAGGCGATGTATTTGGCAATCAAAATGCCCGATAGGGAAAAAGAAATGAGACACGAGAAGCATTATAAATATGTTAGTTCTCATGATGTTGCGTATTGGGCGCTTAGTTTTGATCAAGATCTTGTGCGGGCTTGTAAGGAGCATTTTCACAAACGGTGTTGGGGGGTTGGGTTTGGGTTGCAGTTTCGGGTTGTGGCTCTCGGGCCCACTTTTAGGAAATTATCGGTTGAACATATTGTGTCGGCGTATAAGAAGACGAATAGTCGGTTGATTTTGGTTGATTATGATGGGACATTGATGCCGCAAGGTTTGATCGATAAAACGCCGAGTAAAGAAGTTATTTCGATATTGAACGCGCTATCGAGTGATCCGAAAAATGTCGTGTTCATTGTGAGTGGTCGTGGGAAGGATTCGTTAAGCAAATGGTTTGATTCGTGTAAGAAACTTGGTTTATCAGCGGAACATGGCTATCTTACTAG GTGGAGTGGGGACTCGGAATGGGAATCTTGTGAGTTAACGGTGGATGTGGGGTGGAAGAAGGTGGCGTTACCGGTGATGGAGCATTACACTGAGGCAACCGACGGTTCTTTTATCGAACAAAAAGAAAGCGCGTTAGTTTGGCATCATCAAGAAGCGGATCCGGATTTCGGGGCATGGCAAGCTAAAGAGTTGTTAGATCATCTAGAAAGTGTTCTCGCCAACGAGCCGGTAGTTGTTAAACGAGGCCAACAAATCGTTGAGGTTAACCCTCAG GGTGTAAGCAAGGGAGTGGTGTTAGATCGACTCGTGACAACAATGCAAAAAAACGGGAGACCACTTGATTTTGTGTTGTGCATCGGTGACGACCAATCAGACGAAGACATGTTTGAGAAACTTGGGAGTTCGGTTGCGAATGGGATTGCGGAAGTATTTGCTTGCACAGTGGGCCAAAAGCCCAGTATGGCAAAATACTATCTTGATGACACAGTAGATGTCATCAAGATGCTACATGGGCTCGAATCAGTATCGACCCATGTAGCAGAAAGTACTAGGTTCCATGTTGAAACCCGGACCTAG
- the LOC128127274 gene encoding uncharacterized protein LOC128127274, protein MVEYFDECYPDLSKATAAAATTAVVAAGISDGRAFQYRDFDNMKSPTFDGLQDPIIDMRWMFDIEGCFFTFSFPADQRVRCALNLLRSGARDWWRLVTSSYSPKQRAAVTWGQFLEMFHSRYVLQVEHERLAQEYLDLRQGLESVTEITKMFTGEGHVLS, encoded by the coding sequence atggtagAGTACTTTGATGAGTGTTATCCTGATTTGTCTAaggctactgctgctgctgccacCACAGCCGTTGTGGCTGCTGGGATTAGTgatgggagagcctttcagtatcgggacttcgacaatatgaAGTCCCCGACTTTTGATGgacttcaggatccgatcatAGACATGAGGTGGATGTTTGACATTGAAGGATGTTTCTTCACTTTCTCTTTCCCAGCTGATCAAAGGGTTaggtgcgctctgaaccttctTAGGTCtggagcgagggattggtggaggCTTGTTACCAGCTCATATTCTCCTAAGCAGAGAGCTGCAGTGACTTGGGGGCAATTCTTGGAGATGTTTCATTCTAGATATGTGCTGCAGGTGGAGCATGAGAGGTTGGCCCAGGAGTATTTAGACTTGAGACAGGggttggagtcggtgactgagatcaccaagatgttcacgggAGAGGGCCATGTTTTGTCCTGA